One Oxyura jamaicensis isolate SHBP4307 breed ruddy duck chromosome 5 unlocalized genomic scaffold, BPBGC_Ojam_1.0 oxy5_random_OJ101316, whole genome shotgun sequence genomic region harbors:
- the LOC118157341 gene encoding homeobox protein SIX4-like, whose amino-acid sequence MEHGGEEAAAEQVLLHTELLARNHHAAAAASPSSSSSSSSSSSSSSSSSSSSSSSSQTPLAFSPDHVACVCEALQQGGNLDRLARFLWSLPPSDLLRGNESLMKARALVAFHQGIYAELYSILESHNFDSSNHPLLQELWYKARYTEAERARGRPLGAVDKYRLRRKYPLPRTIWDGEETVYCFKEKSRNALKELYKQNRYPSPAEKRNLAKITGLSLTQVSNWFKNRRQRDRNPSETQSKSESDGNPSTEDESSKGQEDLSPHPLSSSSDGVTSLSLPSHMEPVYMQQLGNTKIALSSSGVLLNGNLVPASTSPVFLNGSSFLQGPNGVILNGLSVGASQTVTLNSPKTTSSVVSNGVSITDILSSSSEDVKDFKLLQASVPNTAAAATFSPSNIPVSFPGLIPSSEVKRESVETVASQDGGSVVTFTAPVQINQYGIVQIPNSGTNGQLLNGSIGFSSLQLPPVSVAASQGNVSVNPSTSDGGTFTSDSSTVQQGKVFFSPLTPSAVVYTVPNSGQTVGSAKQEGLERSLVFSQLMPVSQNTQLNVNMSSENISSGGLQYLASSLVNVTPSHNFSLTPPTLLNAAELNSGISESQSMSSPVTSTSTVISISNTNYATLQNCSLITSQDLLSISTAQPALGEIVSATGDRVSHPSAQVHQDFAREHRLVLQAVPDVKENFLPNSESKSTGNLMMLDSKSKYVMSNMVDTVCEELETDKKELAKLQTVQMDEDMQDL is encoded by the exons ATGGAGCACGGCGGGGAGGAGGCGGCCGCCGAGCAGGTACTGCTCCACACGGAACTCCTGGCCAGGAACCACCACGCTGCGGCCGCCGcctcgccctcctcctcctcgtcgtcGTCCTCCTCTTCGTCCTCatcgtcctcctcctcctcgtcgtcGTCTTCCTCCTCGCAGACCCCCCTGGCTTTCTCCCCGGACCACGTCGCCTGCGTGTGCGAGGCGCTGCAGCAAGGTGGGAACCTGGACCGCCTGGCCAGGTTTCTGTGGTCTTTGCCCCCAAGCGATCTGCTACGTGGCAACGAGAGCCTGATGAAAGCCCGGGCGCTGGTGGCTTTCCACCAGGGCATCTATGCCGAGCTCTACAGCATCCTGGAGAGCCACAACTTCGACTCGTCCAACCACccgctgctgcaggagctctggTACAAAGCTCGCTACACCGAGGCGGAGCGAGCCCGGGGCAGACCCCTGGGGGCGGTGGACAAGTACAGGCTGCGGAGGAAATACCCTCTGCCCAGGACGATCTGGGACGGCGAGGAGACGGTGTACTGCTTCAAGGAGAAGTCCCGCAACGCGCTCAAGGAGCTCTACAAGCAGAACCGCTACCCCTCGCCGGCCGAGAAGCGCAACCTGGCCAAGATCACCGGGCTGTCCCTCACCCAGGTCAGCAACTGGTTCAAGAACCGCCGGCAGCGGGACCGCAACCCTTCGGAGACGCAGTCCAAAAG TGAGTCAGACGGCAACCCTAGCACGGAAGATGAATCCAGTAAGGGGCAGGAGGATTTATCTCCACATCCGCTCTCCAGCTCGTCCGATGGAGTTACCAGCCTCAGCCTTCCCAGCCACATGGAGCCTGTGTACATGCAGCAGCTTGGAAACACTAAAATAGCCTTGAGCTCATCTGGTGTCTTGTTGAATGGAAACCTTGTGCCTGCCAGTACTTCTCCTGTCTTTCTCAATGGTAGCTCTTTTCTTCAGGGACCCAATGGTGTAATTCTCAATGGACTCAGCGTGGGGGCTTCCCAAACAGTAACTTTAAATTCACCTAAAACCACTTCAAGCGTTGTGAGCAACGGCGTATCCATTACTGACATATTGTCGTCGTCTTCAGAAGATGTTAAGGACTTCAAACTCCTTCAGGCTTCAGTCCCTaacacagcagcagccgccACGTTCAGCCCCAGCAACATACCGGTCTCATTCCCAGGATTGATACCAAGCTCAGAAGTGAAAAGGGAAAGCGTAGAAACTGTTGCTTCCCAAGATGGAGGCTCTGTAGTTACTTTTACTGCTCCTGTCCAAATAAACCAGTATGGCATTGTCCAGATCCCTAATTCAGGAACAAATGGCCAGCTGCTGAACGGAAGCATcggtttttcttctctgcagctgcctcctgtTTCTGTGGCAGCTTCACAAG GTAACGTTTCAGTAAATCCTAGCACATCTGATGGGGGAACTTTTACGAGCGACTCTTCAACAGTGCAACAAGGAAAGGTTTTCTTCAGCCCCCTCACTCCGAGCGCGGTCGTTTATACAGTTCCCAATTCAGGTCAGACGGTAGGATCTGCTAAGCAAGAAGGACTGGAAAGAAGCCTTGTGTTTTCTCAGTTAATGCCAGTCAGCCAGAACACACAACTAAATGTAAAcatgtcttctgaaaatatatccAGCGGAGGACTCCAGTACCTGGCCTCCTCGTTAGTGAATGTAACGCCCTCACATAATTTTTCCCTCACACCACCCACTCTTTTAAATGCTGCAGAACTGAACTCTGGTATCTCAGAGAGCCAGTCCATGTCATCGCCCGTAACCAGTACCTCTACCGTGATATCGATCAGCAACACTAACTATGCAACCCTTCAGAACTGTTCGCTCATTACCAGTCAAGATCTGTTGTCCATTTCTACAGCACAGCCCGCACTTGGAGAAATAGTTTCTGCAACCGGAGACCGTGTCAGCCACCCGTCTGCACAAGTACATCAAGATTTTGCCAGAGAGCACAGGTTGGTTCTGCAAGCTGTCCCTGATGTCAAGGAGAATTTCTTGCCTAATTCGGAAAGTAAGTCAACTGGCAACTTAATGATGCTGGATTCAAAATCCAAATACGTTATGAGTAACATGGTTGACACGGTTTGTGAAGAACTGGAAACGGACAAAAAAGAACTTGCCAAACTGCAGACAGTTCAGATGGATGAAGATATGCAagacttgtaa